The genomic interval GTTCTAATCCAGCTGTTGCTGAATTTAAGCATATAGCTTTTTTAGTTTCACAATATTTTGCTATTTTTCTTTCAAATTCTTTGGTTTTATTTCCTGTAGTTATCCAACCTGATTTTAATACTTCAATTACATTATTAATTTCTTTTTCTCTAATATCTGGGGGTGAAAATGGTATATTCATTAAAATTTATCTCCTTTTTTATTTTAAAACTATTTTTATTACATCTTAAACTGATAAAAAATTAACAATTATGACAAAAGCTAATTTATAAAGTTTATATATTAATACACTTTTATATAAAATCTACTTGCTCTAAATCTCTATAATTTTTCACAATTTCTTTAAGCTTCTCTTTAATGGCTTTTTTATCTTCATTTAAAGCTACATTTAAAAGTTCTACTATTTTCTTTTTAATCTCTTTAATATCAAAATTAAATGGACTTAATATAAATATTTTTTCATTCTTAGTCTTTTTAAGCTCTTCTTCACTTAAAATAAGTTCCTCATAAAGCTTTTCTCCTGGTCTAAGTCCTACAATCTTTATTTGTATATCTTTATTCGGTTCAAACCCTGATAATCTTATTAATTTTTCTGTTAGATCATAAATTTTTACTGGTTTTCCCATATCAAGAACAAAAATTTCCCCACCTTTTGCATAAGCTCCTGCCTGAAGTACAAGTTGTGCTGCTTCTGGAATTAACATAAAATATCTTGTTATATCTTTATGAGTTAAAGTAACAGGTCCTCCATTTTTTATTTGTTCTATAAATAGTGGAATAACTGAACCATTACTTCCTAATACATTTCCAAACCTTACTGCAACGAAATCTGTTTTACTAACTTCATTCATAGCTTGTATTATCATCTAACCAATTCTTTTAGTTGCCCCCATTATATTAGTTGGATTAACTGCCTTATCAGTAGATATAAATACAAACTTCTCTAAATTAAATTCATCAGCACATTCTGCTACATTTAAAGTTCCTAAAACATTATTTTTTATAGCTTCTTCTGGATTATTTTCCATCAAAGGTACATGCTTATGAGCTGCCGCATGAAATATTAAATCTGGTTTATATTTATCAAATATTTTCTTTAATCTAGATTTGTCTCTTATAGAAGCTATAATAACTTCTAAATCTAAATTTTTAAAATTTCTTTTTAATTCATTTTCTAATTCATAAGCATAATTTTCATAAATATCTAATATAATAAGCTTTTTAGGATTAAACACTGCTATCTGCCTACAAAGTTCTGAACCAATAGAACCTCCTCCTCCAGTTACAATAACAATTTTTTCTTTTATATAATTATTTACCTCCTCTTTGTCTAATCTAGTTTCATCTCTTCCTAATAAATCTCTTAAATCAATGTCTCTAATATTAGTTAATTTAACATTTCCATCAATTAAATCATATATACTTGGAATTATTTTTACTTTTATCTTTGTATTTTCACATCTTTTTATAATTTCATCCTTGTCATTTGATGATAAATTTGAAATCGCAATTAAAATAATATCTACTTTTATTCTTTTACATATTTTTTCTATATCATCTCTATTTCCAAGTACCTTCACACCATTTAAAAAAGTTCCTTTTTTATTTAAATCATCATCAACTATACCAATAGGATTAAATTTATTATTTTTATTCATCTCATCTATAACAATACGCCCACAGTGACCAGCTCCAACTATAAGAACATTTTTTCTTAAGTTGGATTCAAGTTTATAAGGAAAATATATTTTCCTAAAAATTCTTATAGACATACGTGTAAGTAATGAAAACATACAAATTAAAATGCTACTATTAATTAAAAATACTATTGTTACATCCATATTAAAAATAAATTTATATAATATTAATAATATAGAACTTATTGAAGACGCTATTAAACACCTTATACACTCGCTAATCCCTGCCATGTGCCAAATATTTTTATAAAGATTAAAAAAGCAAAATATCAATATATTCGTAAAAATTGCTAATATAATTAAATTTCTAATATTAAAAAAATACTCTATTTTCATTTCTTTTCCATATTCAAAACATAAACTTATGAAATACCCTAAATTTATAAATAAAATATCTAAGAATATTAGAAATAAACACTTTATTTTACGTACACTATTCATAATCACTCTCCTATAAAATATATTTTTTAATTTTAAAGTTTAAATCTATATAAACATTATTAAAGACTATGTATTTTTATTACTAAAAAAACAAAATAATAAAAATAATATTAATTTATTTCCCTTATTGTTTTGTTTTAAAATATATAAATATTTTTATATGAAAATTTTAAAAAACAACCAAAGTATAATTATATAAAAAAATAAAGAGTTATATCTTTTGATGATATAACTCTTTATAGTTCCATTATCTAATAAAATTAGTTCTTTCTCTTTCTTCTAATTCTGGTTTAAGAATATTATTATTCTTACCTAATTCTATACACTTAATAAGCCATGCCATATTTCTTCCTAGCACTCTCATTGTTTGCATACCTTCTAGGTCCTTTTTAACCTCATCTGGAGTATTTCCATGAACCATATTCCAGTATTGTGAACTTACAACTGGCATATTGCATATTGTAAGATACTTACTTAATTGATCTAAAGTAGAGGTTGTCCCTGCACGTCTTGCGCTGCATATAACTGCTCCTGGCTTAAAGGCCATATGCTTGCCCCCAGAATAAAATGCTCTATCTAAAAATGAAGTTATTGAACCTGAAGCTGCTGCATAATAAACTGGTGAACCAAATACAAATCCATCTACATCCTTAGCTTTTTCTACAAATTCATTTACACCATCCTTCATAAAACATTCCCCTGTTTTTTTACAAGAACCACATCCTATGCATCCACCTATAGGCTTATTACCCACTTGAAATATTTCAGTATCTATTCCATTTTCCTCTAGAGTTTTACTTACTTCCTTTAATGCTGTATAAGTACACCCCTCTTTATTGGGACTTCCATTAACTAATAATACTTTCATTTTTTGTACCTCCTAATTATAACCACCTTATTATATTATAAATCCTTCTCCTTAATTCTTACTATTTTTATCCTTTAAAAATTAACTATCCTTAAATTTAAAATCCTTTAAAGTCTCAATATCTACTGGCTTTGAATAGAAATATCCCTGAATATATATTTTTTCATATGGAAATGCCTTAACAATGTCAACCTGATACTGTTCCTCTATACCTTCAAATACTATAGTTCTATTAGCTATGATACATATTTCTGATATAAATTCCACTGTCTTTTCATTTATAATAGACTTATCTAAATTATCAGCAAAGTACTTATCTAGCTTCACTATATCAGAATCAATTTTATTTAATAAATCTAAATTAGAATATTCCACTCCAAAATCATCTATAGCTATTAAAAATCCATATTCCTTTATTATTCTTATTGCACTTTGTATTCTTCCTATATCCTCCATACCAAACTTTTCTACTATCTCTAAACAAATATTACAATCATCAATCTTATAATCTTTTGCAATTTTCATTAAGGATCTTAAAAACTTAGGATTTTCTATTTCTTTAAATGAAACATTTAAGGATATATAAAAATCTCTTCCTTTAACCATATCATAATCTTTTATTATTCTGTAATCTAAAATAACCTTCTTTAAAAGCCATAAAGAAACTTCTAAAGACATATTATTGTCTTCAATTTCCCTTATAAAGCTATAGGGAGTTAAAATTTTTCCATCCTTATTTAATCTCAAAAGAGATTCAAATCCCTTTACTCCATTTGTCTTTGGATCTACTATAGGTTGATAATATAATATATATTTATCATTTTTCATATAGTCTCTAATTTTTCTTTTAGTTCTTATAGCGAATATTTTATTTTTTCTTTTTTTATAAATAAATAATGATATTATAATTAAAAATATTACAACTAATAACTTTTCATTTTTTAATTTATCTAAATGCTCATCAAAATACTTAGAATATAAATTAGTATCTTTTTGTTCCCCATCTTCTTCAAGCTCTCCAAGGACAGAATCTATTCCTTCAATTAATTTTTCATTACCTTTTCTACTAGTTATATAAACTGGTCCAGAAGAAAACTCAAAAATTTTTTTAATATTTTTATTTTCATAATTTATATTGCTTCTTGTATTTTCTACTACAAAATCTACTTTGTTATCATGTAAATATTCTTCATCTTCAGGATAATTAGAAACATCTATAGGTTTCACATTTATGCCTTTATCCTTTAAAAGCCTTAAAATCCACTCATTATTTTCTTCTCCTTTTAAAAATCCCATTTTTAATCCATTTAAAGCTTTTAAATCACCATTTTTTATATTCTTATTAGTATATATAGCAAAGTTATCATTATTTAGATAGTGGTCAGTAAATTCATATTCCTTTTCTCTATCAGGAGTCTTACTTATTCCAAAGACTAAATCTATCTGTCCAGATTTAAGCTTTTCTAAAGCATCTGTTACATTACAATCTACATACTTATAATTTAAATCTAACTTATTACATATTAATTCTAGTATTTCATTATAATAGCCATCTGGCATAGAATTTTTATTAAGATAATAATAAGGATAATATTCATAAAATCCTACTTTAACTGTTTTTCTGTTACAATTAACTTTCTTACCATCAAATTTAATTGTAATACCTAAAACCGTTATAATTATTAAAAATACTATACTTACCCAAAACACCCTTTTTTTCATAAAGTAACACTTCCCTAACCTCTCATATAACCTTATCTCTAAATAAATTTTTACTCTATTTAAATATTAACATAATTTTCTAATAAACTTGATTTAAGCAATTGATATTTTTATCTCTTCTTTTTTGAAATTAAAGCAATTAACTAATTTTTCTTTATCTAAATTAATAAATAAATATAAAACTATATTAAAATTTAAACAATATAAATATTTATAAAAAAGCACTAAATCTATTAAATAAATTTAGTGCTTTTTCTTATAAAACTTTCAACAAAACTCAAAAATATATTTATTATAAGACTCTTAATATAAACTAAAAAATTATTATTTTGTAAACATTATTAATCTGAGCTGGATAAGTTTCTTCTATTTTTCCATCATAAATAATTTCTATTCTATCTCCCTCATTTATACAATCTAGAGTATTTTCTTTTCCATCTCTATCAATTATTTCAGCGTCTTCAGTATCAACTGCAATAAGTCCATCTTCATAATTAACTAAAAGACCATATTGAGATTTTTCAACTACATCAG from Clostridium perfringens carries:
- a CDS encoding flavodoxin family protein, with translation MKVLLVNGSPNKEGCTYTALKEVSKTLEENGIDTEIFQVGNKPIGGCIGCGSCKKTGECFMKDGVNEFVEKAKDVDGFVFGSPVYYAAASGSITSFLDRAFYSGGKHMAFKPGAVICSARRAGTTSTLDQLSKYLTICNMPVVSSQYWNMVHGNTPDEVKKDLEGMQTMRVLGRNMAWLIKCIELGKNNNILKPELEERERTNFIR
- a CDS encoding EAL domain-containing protein; translation: MKKRVFWVSIVFLIIITVLGITIKFDGKKVNCNRKTVKVGFYEYYPYYYLNKNSMPDGYYNEILELICNKLDLNYKYVDCNVTDALEKLKSGQIDLVFGISKTPDREKEYEFTDHYLNNDNFAIYTNKNIKNGDLKALNGLKMGFLKGEENNEWILRLLKDKGINVKPIDVSNYPEDEEYLHDNKVDFVVENTRSNINYENKNIKKIFEFSSGPVYITSRKGNEKLIEGIDSVLGELEEDGEQKDTNLYSKYFDEHLDKLKNEKLLVVIFLIIISLFIYKKRKNKIFAIRTKRKIRDYMKNDKYILYYQPIVDPKTNGVKGFESLLRLNKDGKILTPYSFIREIEDNNMSLEVSLWLLKKVILDYRIIKDYDMVKGRDFYISLNVSFKEIENPKFLRSLMKIAKDYKIDDCNICLEIVEKFGMEDIGRIQSAIRIIKEYGFLIAIDDFGVEYSNLDLLNKIDSDIVKLDKYFADNLDKSIINEKTVEFISEICIIANRTIVFEGIEEQYQVDIVKAFPYEKIYIQGYFYSKPVDIETLKDFKFKDS